The proteins below come from a single Stutzerimonas stutzeri RCH2 genomic window:
- a CDS encoding IS3 family transposase (programmed frameshift) has translation MSNQRYPEEFKIEAVKQVTERGLRVADVAERLGVSAHSLYAWVKRYSKPQAQRQQVDDQQAELRRLRAELKRVTEERDIPKKGRRVLCQGVRLKYAVISKLSVEYPVRRLCQTLQVHPSGYYAWLAEPKSAREKEDQRLLGLIKHAWLESGGVYGYRKIHDDLRELGESCGRHRVARLMRVEGLRSQTGYRRRPGYYGGKPTVASPNRLERQFKVSEPNKVWVTDITYIRTYEGWLYLAVVLDLFSRQVIGWSMKPRMCSDLAIDALLMAVWRRKPRQEVMIHSDQGSQFSSSDWQSFLKANNLISSMSRRGNCHDNAVAESFFQLLKRERIRRKTYGTREEARSDVFDYIEMVYNPKRRHSSAMQLSPVEFEKRYFQSLESV, from the exons ATGAGCAACCAGCGTTACCCCGAAGAATTCAAGATCGAAGCGGTCAAGCAAGTCACCGAGCGCGGTTTGCGCGTTGCCGATGTGGCGGAGCGTCTAGGCGTGTCCGCGCACAGCCTGTACGCCTGGGTAAAGCGCTACAGCAAGCCCCAAGCACAGCGGCAGCAGGTAGATGATCAACAGGCCGAGCTGCGTCGCTTGCGCGCGGAACTCAAGCGGGTGACCGAAGAGCGAGACATCC CTAAAAAAGGCCGCCGCGTACTTTGCCAAGGAGTCCGGCTGAAGTACGCCGTCATCAGCAAGCTGTCGGTGGAGTACCCGGTACGGCGTCTCTGCCAGACCCTCCAGGTACATCCCAGCGGTTACTACGCCTGGCTGGCCGAGCCGAAATCCGCACGCGAGAAGGAAGATCAGCGCCTGCTCGGATTGATCAAGCATGCCTGGCTGGAAAGCGGCGGGGTCTACGGCTACCGCAAGATCCACGACGACCTGCGTGAGCTGGGCGAGTCCTGTGGCCGGCACCGCGTGGCTCGCCTAATGCGGGTGGAGGGGCTGCGTTCGCAGACCGGTTATCGTCGGCGCCCCGGCTATTACGGCGGTAAGCCGACGGTGGCTTCGCCCAACCGCCTGGAGCGGCAGTTCAAGGTCAGCGAGCCGAACAAGGTCTGGGTCACCGACATCACCTACATCCGCACCTATGAGGGCTGGTTGTACTTGGCGGTGGTGCTGGATCTGTTTTCGCGCCAGGTGATCGGCTGGTCGATGAAACCACGGATGTGCAGCGACCTGGCCATCGATGCGTTGTTGATGGCGGTCTGGCGGCGCAAGCCCAGGCAGGAGGTGATGATCCACTCCGACCAGGGCAGCCAGTTCAGCAGCTCGGACTGGCAGAGCTTCCTAAAGGCCAACAACCTAATCAGCAGCATGAGTCGACGCGGTAACTGTCACGACAACGCGGTCGCGGAAAGCTTTTTCCAGTTGCTGAAGCGGGAGCGCATCCGACGGAAAACCTACGGCACTCGCGAAGAAGCCCGCAGTGATGTGTTCGATTACATCGAGATGGTCTATAACCCCAAGCGCCGGCACAGCAGCGCTATGCAGCTGTCGCCAGTGGAGTTTGAAAAGCGTTATTTCCAGAGCTTGGAGAGTGTCTAG
- a CDS encoding tyrosine-type recombinase/integrase — protein MVDRLGSPLYLFTRDIVQELNNELGFYTNLKGVSEAVRAKIKISALSFYKDNVWDFSAEYPSLRSRAVVLKFSQIHFEDGSDITMPGYECYLSSVKEYCYSLLVDPPSTYPKWSTICVAMTKGVRSLLRFMREAGIDRFSDVIDLDFQAFQDWVAESANKAGGLITDRTLKSRIYGLSWLYEQSGKLTDGLCTWPFGDSRSETEWAKDRAQKKLPRKYQTTPEMPDSVAKKLIQCAIDDLSIAGKLEEIRAKRKEYKSGRATSRKLLPTGEYKHSVEVINPFPWDRYGISSWHQVKTLESRLLVAGYILIAMFSGMRFHEMAHIKVGRANNWSVRPVSVDGGVKYFYFLMSKTNKLQHDATSYLWQTIPYVERVLEALEQGLAHRYKRGNSFLFSGYLNTGERISLSTINGALKKYAEYHCVEFDGEVWPVATHQFRKKFSRLMIRSGLGLVELQDQLKHFDIEMTKNYGDLNLYSELQQEKFTLSREKYDEIMLTQAPIIGGGADEVEGYRKAFMGMSADDRERLLDNLSKKALIEQMDDGLCMFRAKKALCGGDSANCRPADCNNSIIPAEGMRRTLTWRKSENQRMRDFFSGQPLKVAHLDDRISEIDKLLSQMDGLNCE, from the coding sequence ATGGTTGATCGTTTAGGCTCTCCTCTATATTTATTTACGAGAGATATTGTCCAAGAGTTGAATAATGAGCTGGGCTTTTACACTAATCTCAAGGGCGTGTCGGAGGCGGTTAGAGCGAAAATTAAGATATCGGCATTGTCATTTTATAAAGATAATGTTTGGGATTTTTCTGCTGAGTATCCAAGTTTACGCTCAAGGGCCGTTGTTCTTAAGTTCAGCCAGATTCATTTTGAGGATGGTAGCGATATAACCATGCCGGGTTATGAGTGTTATTTGAGTTCGGTTAAGGAGTATTGTTATTCATTGTTGGTTGATCCTCCCTCTACATATCCCAAGTGGTCAACTATTTGCGTTGCAATGACAAAGGGGGTCAGAAGTCTTTTAAGGTTCATGAGAGAAGCGGGGATCGACAGATTTTCTGATGTTATCGATCTTGATTTTCAGGCGTTTCAGGATTGGGTGGCTGAGTCCGCAAATAAAGCTGGAGGATTGATTACGGATAGGACGCTTAAGTCAAGAATTTATGGGCTCTCGTGGCTCTATGAGCAATCTGGAAAGCTTACTGACGGATTGTGTACTTGGCCTTTTGGAGATAGTCGCAGTGAAACGGAATGGGCTAAGGATCGTGCGCAGAAAAAACTACCTAGAAAATATCAGACTACACCAGAGATGCCGGACTCGGTTGCGAAGAAGCTAATTCAATGTGCGATAGATGATTTATCTATTGCTGGCAAATTGGAGGAAATAAGGGCGAAGCGTAAGGAATATAAGTCTGGAAGAGCAACTTCTAGAAAGCTGCTGCCCACTGGTGAGTATAAGCATTCTGTGGAGGTGATTAATCCATTTCCTTGGGATAGATATGGTATTTCTTCTTGGCATCAAGTAAAGACATTGGAGTCAAGGCTCCTTGTGGCTGGTTATATTTTGATAGCGATGTTTTCAGGTATGCGGTTCCATGAAATGGCCCATATTAAGGTTGGTCGTGCTAATAATTGGAGTGTGCGACCGGTTAGCGTTGATGGTGGGGTTAAATATTTTTATTTCTTGATGTCGAAAACGAATAAATTGCAGCATGATGCTACTAGCTACCTCTGGCAAACGATTCCTTACGTCGAGCGTGTTTTGGAGGCGCTTGAACAAGGCTTGGCTCATCGTTATAAGAGAGGAAATTCTTTTCTTTTCTCGGGCTACCTAAACACCGGTGAAAGGATCTCACTTTCTACCATAAATGGCGCCTTAAAAAAATATGCTGAATATCATTGTGTGGAATTTGATGGGGAGGTGTGGCCGGTTGCGACACATCAGTTTAGAAAGAAGTTCTCACGACTTATGATTAGGAGTGGTCTTGGTTTGGTTGAGCTTCAAGATCAATTGAAGCACTTTGATATTGAGATGACGAAGAATTACGGTGACTTAAATCTCTACTCTGAATTGCAGCAGGAGAAATTTACCCTGTCTAGAGAGAAGTACGACGAAATTATGCTGACTCAGGCCCCTATTATTGGCGGTGGTGCTGATGAGGTTGAGGGGTATAGGAAGGCTTTTATGGGTATGTCTGCCGATGATAGAGAGCGGCTCTTGGATAATCTATCCAAGAAAGCGCTTATTGAGCAAATGGATGATGGCTTGTGTATGTTTAGAGCCAAAAAGGCGCTTTGTGGGGGAGATAGTGCAAACTGTCGTCCAGCGGATTGTAATAATTCTATTATTCCCGCTGAAGGTATGAGGCGAACCTTGACCTGGCGTAAGAGCGAGAATCAAAGAATGAGAGACTTCTTTTCTGGTCAGCCACTAAAGGTGGCCCATTTAGATGACAGGATCTCTGAAATTGATAAATTGCTCAGTCAAATGGATGGCTTAAATTGTGAATAA